One region of Paenibacillus polymyxa M1 genomic DNA includes:
- the atpA gene encoding F0F1 ATP synthase subunit alpha — translation MSIKPEEISSLIKSQIEQYKNDIEVVEVGTVVEVGDGIARVYGLEKVMAGELVEFDTGVLGLALNVEESNVGVVILGQFSDIREGGQVKRTGQIMQVPVGEAMIGRVVNPLGQPVDGKGPIATTEFRPVESQAPGVMARKSVHEPMQTGIKAIDAMVPIGRGQRELIIGDRQTGKTSIAIDAILNQKGNGMKCIYVAIGQKQSTVAQVVETLRRHGALEYTIVVTASASEPSPLLYIAPYSGCAMGEYFMYKGEHVLVVYDDLTKQASAYRELSLLLRRPPGREAYPGDVFYLHSRLLERAAKLNDELGGGSLTALPFIETQASDVSAYIPTNVISITDGQIFLEADLFYAGQRPAINVGISVSRVGGSAQIKAMKKVAGSLRLDLAQYRELQAFSQFGSDLDKSTKARLDRGARMMEILKQGVNQPLAVEQQVVSLYTAVKGFLDDIPVSDVKRFEKDFLSFMESDHQDVLQSIRDTKDLVADNEAALKAAIEKFKKSFATSV, via the coding sequence TTGAGTATCAAACCTGAGGAAATCAGTTCATTGATTAAAAGTCAGATTGAACAATATAAAAATGATATCGAGGTCGTTGAAGTCGGCACTGTTGTTGAAGTCGGCGACGGTATTGCCCGCGTCTACGGACTGGAAAAAGTTATGGCCGGTGAATTGGTCGAATTCGACACTGGCGTATTGGGCTTGGCGCTCAACGTGGAAGAAAGCAATGTCGGTGTTGTTATTTTGGGTCAATTCTCCGACATTCGTGAAGGTGGTCAAGTAAAACGTACAGGCCAGATCATGCAAGTCCCTGTAGGCGAAGCAATGATCGGGCGTGTAGTTAACCCGCTGGGGCAACCAGTAGACGGTAAAGGACCGATTGCTACAACAGAATTCCGTCCGGTTGAAAGTCAGGCTCCAGGCGTTATGGCCCGTAAATCGGTACATGAGCCTATGCAGACAGGAATTAAAGCTATTGATGCGATGGTACCGATTGGTCGTGGTCAACGTGAGTTGATTATCGGTGACCGTCAAACAGGTAAAACTTCTATCGCAATCGATGCTATTTTGAACCAAAAAGGCAACGGCATGAAATGTATTTATGTTGCTATTGGTCAAAAACAATCCACGGTTGCTCAAGTTGTTGAAACATTGCGTCGTCATGGTGCGCTGGAATACACGATTGTCGTTACGGCATCTGCTTCCGAACCATCACCATTGCTGTACATTGCTCCTTACTCTGGCTGTGCCATGGGTGAGTACTTTATGTACAAAGGCGAGCACGTCCTCGTTGTTTATGATGACTTGACTAAACAAGCGTCTGCTTACCGGGAACTTTCCCTGTTGCTGCGCCGTCCACCGGGTCGTGAAGCATATCCGGGTGACGTTTTCTACCTGCACTCTCGCTTGCTGGAACGTGCAGCGAAGCTGAATGATGAGTTGGGTGGCGGATCACTTACCGCATTGCCATTCATCGAGACACAGGCTTCCGACGTTTCTGCATATATTCCAACTAACGTTATCTCCATCACGGATGGACAGATCTTCCTGGAAGCTGACTTGTTCTATGCAGGGCAACGTCCGGCGATCAACGTAGGTATTTCCGTATCTCGTGTAGGTGGCTCCGCTCAGATTAAAGCGATGAAAAAGGTTGCAGGTTCCCTGCGTCTGGATCTTGCTCAATATCGCGAGCTTCAAGCGTTCTCCCAATTCGGGTCCGATTTGGATAAATCCACTAAGGCCCGTCTCGATCGCGGTGCACGTATGATGGAAATTTTGAAACAAGGTGTTAACCAACCGCTTGCTGTAGAGCAACAAGTAGTGAGCTTGTATACTGCTGTAAAAGGCTTCCTCGATGATATCCCTGTATCGGATGTAAAACGTTTTGAAAAAGACTTCCTGTCTTTCATGGAGTCCGATCATCAGGATGTGCTTCAATCTATCCGCGACACGAAAGACTTGGTTGCTGATAATGAAGCAGCTTTGAAGGCAGCTATCGAGAAATTCAAAAAATCATTCGCCACGTCGGTTTAA
- a CDS encoding F0F1 ATP synthase subunit delta, giving the protein MSRDTVVAKRYAKALYEVAEQEQTIMETEQELRAFVEAVSGDAEIRKFINSPNITEAVKLQVLASNFEGKLSASLINTIKLLIQRSRADLFESLLAGYLDIQEYKLGIAHAKVYSTYALSEQEKTAVAEEFGTREHKTIRVENIVDPSLLGGLKVVIGDTLYDGSLAGKLDRLEKSFNRRV; this is encoded by the coding sequence ATGAGCCGAGATACGGTAGTTGCCAAACGGTATGCGAAAGCTTTGTATGAAGTAGCAGAGCAGGAGCAAACCATTATGGAAACCGAACAGGAGCTACGTGCTTTTGTAGAAGCTGTATCGGGGGATGCTGAAATCCGTAAATTCATTAATTCTCCTAACATTACGGAAGCAGTCAAGCTTCAGGTTCTGGCTAGCAATTTTGAAGGCAAGTTGTCTGCGTCGCTGATTAACACGATTAAGCTGCTGATTCAGCGCAGTAGAGCAGATTTGTTCGAATCTCTCTTGGCCGGATATCTCGATATTCAGGAATACAAGCTGGGAATTGCCCATGCTAAGGTGTATTCGACTTATGCTTTAAGTGAGCAGGAAAAAACAGCGGTAGCCGAGGAATTCGGAACCCGTGAACATAAAACAATCCGTGTGGAAAATATAGTGGACCCGAGTCTGCTGGGCGGATTGAAAGTGGTTATCGGCGATACACTGTACGACGGCAGTCTGGCCGGCAAGCTGGATCGTCTCGAGAAATCCTTTAACAGACGAGTATAG
- the atpF gene encoding F0F1 ATP synthase subunit B, with protein MSLNWTSIVFTIIAFLILYWLLTRYAFGPLFSVMEKRRQLVLQQMNEAAQTREQAVAYVEEQKQALQQARKEAYDIIEQSKQTGNKQAEQIIIQAKDEAVRLKDEAVREITSERNKAVAELRSEVGKASVQIASKLIQKEIKEDQVQGELVDQYLKEVGGKA; from the coding sequence TTGAGTTTAAATTGGACAAGTATCGTTTTCACTATCATTGCATTTTTGATCTTGTACTGGTTACTGACGCGCTATGCATTTGGCCCTCTCTTTTCCGTTATGGAAAAGCGGCGTCAACTCGTGTTACAGCAAATGAATGAGGCGGCACAAACGCGTGAACAGGCTGTTGCTTATGTTGAGGAGCAAAAGCAGGCTCTCCAACAGGCGCGTAAGGAAGCCTACGATATTATAGAACAGTCAAAACAAACAGGTAACAAGCAAGCGGAACAAATTATTATTCAGGCTAAAGACGAAGCTGTCCGCCTGAAAGACGAAGCTGTTCGTGAAATCACAAGCGAGCGTAATAAGGCAGTTGCCGAACTACGCAGCGAAGTGGGTAAAGCTTCGGTACAAATTGCTTCCAAACTGATTCAAAAGGAAATCAAGGAAGACCAAGTCCAGGGAGAGCTTGTCGACCAATACCTTAAAGAGGTAGGAGGCAAAGCATGA
- the atpE gene encoding F0F1 ATP synthase subunit C: MGAWALIAAAIAVGLGALGAGIGNGLIVSKTVEGIARQPEAKSTLQTIMFIGVGLVEALPIIGVVLAFIFYAKA; this comes from the coding sequence ATGGGAGCTTGGGCATTAATAGCAGCAGCTATCGCAGTAGGTTTGGGTGCGCTTGGCGCAGGTATTGGTAACGGTCTGATCGTAAGTAAAACAGTTGAAGGTATCGCTCGTCAGCCAGAGGCGAAGTCCACCTTACAAACTATTATGTTTATCGGTGTAGGTCTGGTCGAAGCCCTACCTATTATCGGTGTCGTTCTGGCATTTATTTTTTACGCTAAGGCTTAA
- the atpB gene encoding F0F1 ATP synthase subunit A, giving the protein MLHESPIIELGGFNIDLSVIIMLFVTCAIVFGLAFAATRNLSVDNPSKLQNFMEWVVEFVQGLISSTMDLKKGKPFLSLGMTLIMFIFVGNMLGLPFGIVTEFDNVQSAQVFGHEIIPVKEALEQAQASHPGEAAHVGISWWKSPTADAGVSIGLALMIFVLVHFLGIFRNTKAYFKHYVQPFPFFLPINLIEQFSKLLTHGMRLFGNIFAGEVLISVLLKMTALGVGGMVASVLGLVVWQGFSIFVGSIQAFVFTILTFVYISQAIDTHEEEH; this is encoded by the coding sequence ATGTTGCATGAATCACCGATTATCGAATTGGGCGGGTTTAACATTGACTTGTCCGTCATTATTATGCTTTTTGTGACTTGCGCGATTGTATTTGGACTAGCATTTGCTGCAACACGCAATTTGTCTGTGGACAATCCGAGCAAACTGCAAAATTTTATGGAATGGGTCGTAGAATTCGTTCAAGGACTGATTTCCAGCACAATGGATTTGAAAAAAGGGAAGCCCTTCCTCTCCTTGGGGATGACGCTGATCATGTTCATTTTCGTGGGCAATATGCTGGGTTTACCGTTCGGAATTGTGACTGAATTCGATAATGTGCAAAGTGCCCAAGTATTTGGACATGAAATCATTCCAGTCAAAGAAGCACTGGAACAAGCACAGGCGTCTCACCCGGGCGAAGCTGCCCATGTAGGTATCAGCTGGTGGAAATCACCTACCGCAGATGCAGGGGTGTCCATTGGACTGGCATTGATGATCTTTGTCCTGGTTCATTTCCTGGGAATCTTCCGTAATACCAAAGCTTACTTCAAGCATTACGTTCAGCCATTTCCGTTCTTTTTGCCAATTAACTTGATTGAACAGTTTTCAAAACTATTGACACACGGTATGCGTCTATTCGGTAATATTTTTGCTGGCGAAGTTTTGATTAGTGTTCTGCTGAAAATGACAGCACTTGGTGTGGGAGGTATGGTTGCTTCCGTATTGGGGCTCGTAGTTTGGCAGGGATTCAGTATTTTTGTCGGTAGCATTCAGGCGTTCGTCTTCACCATTTTGACGTTCGTATATATATCACAGGCAATTGACACACATGAAGAAGAACATTAG
- a CDS encoding ATP synthase subunit I has translation MNEMTRMQKMLWIVALMIMALCFLVSAFMPQHRDIAHGIILGTGVSCLNVLYMAYKIRQVASAAAGEGKKKKVGIGFGVRLATSILAVVLAMEFPAYFHEIAVMASLVTGQFLLLIIGIIFTLQEK, from the coding sequence ATGAATGAGATGACCCGAATGCAAAAGATGTTATGGATCGTAGCGCTTATGATTATGGCTCTGTGTTTCCTGGTCTCCGCCTTCATGCCCCAACATCGTGACATTGCTCACGGAATCATTCTGGGAACGGGAGTAAGCTGTCTAAATGTGCTATATATGGCCTACAAGATTCGACAGGTTGCGAGTGCGGCTGCCGGTGAAGGAAAGAAGAAAAAGGTGGGGATTGGCTTTGGCGTTCGATTGGCGACCTCTATTTTGGCAGTGGTGCTGGCTATGGAGTTCCCAGCCTATTTCCATGAGATCGCTGTAATGGCAAGCCTGGTAACTGGACAATTTCTTCTTTTAATTATAGGCATCATATTCACGCTACAGGAAAAATAA
- a CDS encoding AtpZ/AtpI family protein: MRKVVKPSKQNNNRNNTGNAFKAIGLVSAIGIDLTICTLGGFYAGKWLDAKLGGSGIWTGVSVLAGLVVGALSIALVIGKVLRDK, encoded by the coding sequence ATGAGAAAAGTGGTCAAACCTTCCAAGCAAAACAACAACCGAAACAACACCGGAAATGCCTTTAAGGCTATAGGACTGGTGAGCGCGATCGGCATTGATTTGACGATATGCACACTGGGTGGTTTCTATGCCGGGAAATGGCTTGATGCCAAACTTGGTGGATCTGGAATCTGGACTGGCGTAAGCGTTCTCGCAGGCTTGGTTGTAGGCGCATTGAGTATTGCCCTTGTGATCGGAAAGGTACTGAGGGACAAATGA
- the wecB gene encoding non-hydrolyzing UDP-N-acetylglucosamine 2-epimerase, giving the protein MSKIKVMTIFGVRPEAIKMAPLILELQRHPEHIESVVCVTAQHRQMLDQVLEVFNIHPDYDLDVMKDRQTLNEISIRVLQGLEPVLREAKPDIVLVHGDTLTTFLASYAAFMQQIEVGHVEAGLRTWNKLSPYPEEMNRQLTGVLSDLHFSPTSLSAGNLRKENKPESRIYVTGNTVTDVFQYTVRQDYEHPVLDWAQGKRLILMTAHRRESQGEPHRQIFNAVKRIADEFEDIAIVYPVHPSPAVKEPAFEILGNHPRIKLIDPLDVVDLHNFYPHTHLILTDSGGLQEEAPSFGVPVLVLRDTTERPEGIEAGTLELVGTSEENVYNRTKALLTDSALYESMSQAANPYGDGQASVRIVNAILHHYGIQTERPEEFHTMFTKGVRS; this is encoded by the coding sequence ATGTCTAAAATCAAAGTGATGACAATTTTCGGTGTGCGTCCGGAAGCGATTAAGATGGCTCCTCTCATTTTAGAGCTTCAGCGCCATCCGGAGCATATCGAGTCCGTGGTATGCGTTACAGCTCAACATCGCCAGATGCTTGATCAGGTTCTGGAAGTTTTTAATATTCACCCTGACTATGATTTGGATGTAATGAAGGATCGCCAGACACTCAATGAAATCTCCATACGTGTACTTCAAGGTCTGGAGCCCGTATTGCGTGAGGCGAAGCCTGATATTGTGTTGGTTCACGGCGATACGCTGACGACTTTCCTGGCTAGCTATGCAGCCTTTATGCAACAAATTGAAGTAGGACATGTGGAAGCAGGTTTGCGGACATGGAACAAGCTTTCTCCATATCCTGAGGAAATGAATCGTCAGCTCACAGGTGTGCTGTCCGATCTGCATTTCTCGCCTACTTCTTTGTCAGCTGGAAATTTGCGGAAGGAAAATAAGCCTGAATCGCGAATATATGTAACAGGCAATACAGTTACGGATGTGTTTCAGTATACAGTTCGCCAGGACTACGAGCACCCTGTACTGGACTGGGCTCAGGGCAAACGCCTAATTCTCATGACAGCACATCGTCGGGAGTCCCAAGGGGAACCGCACCGTCAGATTTTTAACGCGGTTAAGCGGATCGCAGACGAGTTTGAGGATATTGCTATTGTTTACCCGGTTCATCCGAGCCCGGCTGTGAAGGAACCTGCATTTGAAATTTTGGGCAACCATCCGCGTATTAAGCTGATTGATCCGCTGGATGTAGTGGATCTGCACAATTTTTATCCGCACACGCATCTGATTCTTACGGATTCCGGTGGTCTTCAGGAAGAAGCGCCTTCGTTCGGAGTACCTGTGCTGGTGCTGCGTGATACGACCGAAAGACCGGAAGGGATTGAAGCGGGTACCTTGGAACTGGTGGGTACAAGTGAAGAGAACGTGTACAACCGGACCAAGGCTCTTTTGACAGATTCCGCGTTGTATGAGTCTATGAGTCAGGCTGCGAATCCTTACGGTGATGGACAGGCATCTGTAAGAATTGTCAATGCGATTTTGCACCATTATGGTATTCAAACAGAACGTCCTGAAGAATTTCACACAATGTTCACAAAAGGCGTTCGTTCGTAA
- the upp gene encoding uracil phosphoribosyltransferase → MAKLVVCDHPLIQHKLTFIRDVRTNTKDFRELVDEVATLMAYEITRDIPLESITVQTPVAETEGKVISGRMLGLIPILRAGLGMLDGVVKLLPAAKVGHVGLFRDPETLQPVEYYTKLPTDVTERELIVIDPMLATGGSAIAAIDVLKKRGCTQIKMMNLIAAPEGVKAVQDAHPDVDIYVAALDERLDDHGYIIPGLGDAGDRLYGTK, encoded by the coding sequence ATGGCAAAACTGGTGGTTTGCGATCACCCTTTGATCCAACACAAACTTACATTTATTCGCGATGTGCGGACCAACACGAAAGATTTCCGTGAATTGGTTGATGAAGTAGCAACTTTGATGGCTTATGAAATTACAAGGGATATCCCGCTGGAGAGCATTACAGTGCAGACTCCAGTTGCAGAAACCGAAGGTAAAGTGATTTCTGGTCGTATGCTGGGGCTTATTCCGATTCTACGTGCAGGCCTGGGTATGCTGGATGGTGTCGTAAAGCTTTTGCCGGCAGCAAAAGTAGGACATGTGGGGTTGTTCCGTGATCCTGAGACATTACAACCTGTAGAATATTATACGAAGCTGCCTACGGATGTAACTGAACGTGAATTGATCGTAATTGATCCAATGCTTGCAACAGGCGGGTCGGCGATCGCAGCGATTGATGTGTTGAAAAAGAGAGGCTGTACTCAAATTAAAATGATGAATCTGATTGCCGCTCCTGAAGGAGTGAAAGCTGTGCAGGATGCACATCCTGATGTAGACATTTATGTCGCTGCACTGGACGAGCGTTTGGATGATCATGGTTACATCATTCCGGGTCTTGGAGATGCAGGAGACCGCTTGTACGGAACCAAGTAG